A segment of the Prochlorococcus sp. RS04 genome:
AAATTCGTATACCAATTTTAAAAAGAAACATTAATATAGTTGATACTCCTGGTTTATTCGAACCATCTAAATTAGGGGAAGAAAGAGAAAAAGCAACAATTATACAAGCATCAAATTCTGACTTAGTTCTTTTTGTGTTAGATCAGGACATAAATAAATACGAAAACTATTTAATTAAAGAATTATTAAAATTAAGGAAAAAAATAATAATAGTTCTAAATAAATGTGATTTGAGGTCTAGAGATGAAAATAACCTTATTAGAGAAAATATAATTTCTATAACATCCGCTAGAAAAAATAGAATTTCAGTTGTACAAACAATTGCAGTCTCTCAAAAATCTCCCTATACAAGATCAGATGCTTTAAATTTAGTTCCAGAGGTAGGAAGTTTATTTAGAGAAATAATTGAAACTCTCGATAATAATGGTGAAGAGTTATTAGCGGATAATATTCTTTTTCGCTCAAATAAGTTAGGTATTAAAAGTAAAAATTTCGTACAAGAACAAAGATATTTAATGTCAAATAAAGTGATTAATAAATATATGTGGATAACAGGAGGAGTAATACTAGTTAATCCACTACCAGCAGTTGATTTTATTACTACTACCTCTGTAAACCTTCAAATGATAATGGAATTATCAAAAATATATGAAATAAAACTTACAAAAAAAGATGCAAAAGATTTGGCGACTTCATTGCTAAGCGCATTAGCTAAACAAGGCATACTAAAAGGAGGTCTCGCCATTCTTTCTCCTGCTTTAGCTACAAGCTTGACTAAAATAATATTATCTAAATCTATACAATCAGTTACAGCAGGCTGGTTAATAAGAATAGTAGGACTAAGTTTGATTGAATATTTTAAAAATGGTCAAGATTGGGGAGATGGAGGCATTCAAGAAGTAGTAGATAAGATCTATAGAATAAGTAAAAGAGAGGATATTTTAAATAATTTCGTAAAAGAAGCTATTTCAAAAATTGAAATGAAAAAATATTTTAAATCAAATAAAAGTTTGCCTCCATTTACTAATTAATATTGGATAGTTGATCATTTAGAAAAGTTCTGAAATCAAAGATAGTTATTAATAGTAAATAAGCAATGCAAATAGCTATAGAGATAAACCCTGTTACTATTGCAATAATTTTTGGTCTTCCCATATTCATTAGTTAAGCATCTAGAAGTCTTAAAAGTTCTTTAATATCAGAATCCTTTGTATTGTAATTTCCCATGACAACCCGTAAAAAAAATTTACCTTTAAATTTTGGTCTAGAAAGCATAAAATTATTGTTAATTAGTTCATTTACTTTAGTTTGAGTCCATGCATCAGAGTCTTTTGGCTCAATTTTATTTGGTAAGAATGAAACAATATGAAGAGGACCTGAATATATATCAAATTTATTTTTACTAATATTTTTTACAAAAAAATCTTTTCTTTTAATTGATGACTTTAATATATTTTCTATACCTTTGAGACCTAAAAAACGTAACCCAAGCCATAATTTGATAACCTCTGCAGGTCTAGAACCTTGTATGCCTATTTCTCCTCTATTTATAATATTTTCTTTAGATGATATGTATGGTAGTCCAGTATTAAAAGTATTTTCTAAAGTACTCATATTTGAAACCAATAACAAAGATGAAGTCTTTGTAATGCCAAGAATTTTTTGTGGATTTATCGTTATCGAATTAGCCTGATTAATATTATTTAGACCTTCTATTGGAATAGAAGTTATAGCAAAAATCCCTCCAATTGAACCATCAATATGTAACCATATGTTTCTTTGTTTACAGATTTCACTTATTTCTTTAATAGGGTCAATGGCGCCTCTTACAGTTGTCCCAAGGGTGGCAACAATAGCAAATATTTTTTTATTTTCTATTGAACAATTATCTAACGAGTTTCTCAGATCGTTTATATCCATTCGACCTTGATTATCAGTTTTAATCCTGACAAGATTCCTAGTATCAAGACCCATTACTCTTATACATTTAACGAAAGATGAATGAGCATCTTCACTAACAAGTAATACAGAATTGGGATCTGAACCTAATCCAGCATTATTTCTAGCTGCAATAAGTGCATTCAGATTACTTAATGTACCTCCGCTAGCAGCTATACCTCCTGAGAAATCATTAAACCCTATTTTCTTAGCAAACCATTTGCATAATGATTCCTCAAGCAAGGTTACACTTGGTGATAACTCGTAAGCAAGAAGATTATTATTTAAACCAGCAGCAATTAAATCTCCCAAAATAGAATAAATTAAAGGTGGGGGATCAAGGTGAGCTAGTGAGCCAGGATGAACGGGATTAAATGAATTATTCAAAAGAGATTCAATTTCAGCAAACAAATCTTCCTCAGAGTTACCATCTTCCGAAGGCATAATACAATTGAAACTCTCATCAAAAGGTAAAGGACCATTTTTCTCAGCTTTAGAGAACCAGTCACAAAGAGTTTGACTTGCTCTATTAAGAAGAGTAATCAATTTGTCATTAGTCCCAAAGTTTGAGGGGAAATATATATCTTTATTATTAATTAAATCTTCAGCCATCAGATAAGATATCTATTAATAATTCTATTCTCAATCTTGGTAAATGAGATATATTTTTGAAAATGGAAATAGTAATGAAGAACAACAAAAAAAAACAAATAATTCAAAATACACTTCGTGGATGAATTCGATATTAAGAAGATCCGAAGAAATTGGAAAAGTTGAGCTACCAATCTGTTCAATAATTTTAGATGAGAGAGGAAGATGTATTGGGAGAGGGGTAAACAAGAGAAATATAAATAAAGACCCATTAGGTCATGCTGAGATAATGGCACTAAGGCAGGCATCTCTAATAAAAAATGATTGGAGATTTAATGAATGTATTATCATCACAAATTTAGAACCATGTACCATGTGTGCTTCAGCACTTATTCAAGCAAGGATGGGTAAAGTTGTTTTTGGTGCCTACGATAAGAAAAGAGGGGGATTGGGCGGCTCAATTGACTTATCAAAGCATAAAAGTTCTCATCATAAAATGGAAATCGTAGGAGGTATTTTAGAAGACGAATGCAGTAAAATTTTACAATTATGGTTTAAAAAGTTGAGGACTCAAAAATAGAATATTTTTTTAACTCAGTATCAAATAGGTTTAATAATCTGTCAACATTCTCATCACTTGAGTTATAGCCCATTAATCCTATGCGCCATACCTTACCAGACAATTCTCCAAGTCCATTTCCTATTTCTATTCCAAAGTTTCTTAAAAGATGATTTCTAAAACCATCTCCATCAACTGCAGGTGGGATCTTAACTGTTGTAAGAGTTGGCAATCGATAATCCTCTGATACATGTAATTCCATTCCTAGACTTTCTAAACCTTTCCAAAGTTTCTTTGCATTAGAATTATGCCTATACCAAACATTCTCTAAACCTTCATTTGCAATTAATCGTAAACCTTCTCGAATAGCAAAATTCATATTTACAGGGGCCGTATGGTGGTAAACGCGATCAGACCCCCAATATTTATTTAAAAGAGATAAATCTAAATACCAGTTAGGTACTTTTGTTTTTCTTGAACTTAGTTTTTCTTCAGCTCTTTTATTCATCGTAAAAGGGCTTAATCCTGGGGGACAACTTAATCCTTTTTGACTACAACTATATGCCAGATCAATTTTCCATTCGTCAATCAATAGTTCTAGAGCTCCAAGAGAAGTAACTGCATCAACTAAAAACAAGCAGTTATTTTTTCTACATACATCACCGATACCATCTAGAGGTTGTAAAACACCACTTGATGTTTCAGCATGGACAATAGCAAAAATTGCTGGTTTTTTAGTTTCTATTTCATACTTGATTTCTTCATAAGAAAAGGATTCACCCCAGGGTTTTTCAATAACAGATACATCTGCTTTATATCTTGTTGCCATATCAACAAGTCTGTCTCCAAAATATCCTTTTTTAGCGATAAGAATTTTTTCTCCTTCCTCTATAAAATTAGCTATTGATGCTTCCATAGCTGCACTTCCAGTACCACTCATTGGAAGAGTCAGACGATTATTACATTGCCAGGTATATCTTAGAAGTTGTTGAACATCAGACATCAATGAAATATATGCTTCATCTAAGTGACCAATAGGATTCAAAGAAAGAGCGCTTAAGACTTCTGGATGTGCGTTTGAAGGCCCAGGACCTAATAAAAGTCTAGAGGGAACATAAGTCTTTGAGAAATGAGATAAACTCTCTTCATTTAAAGCCGAAATAAGTTTTGCTTCTGTCAAAGCATTACATTCAATTACTCTTAAATTAATCTAATATCTCCACATAAGCGATATTTATTTAAAGAAATTAATTCAATTTAAATATTTAGGTAAACAATTATTAAACTTATGACTTGAAACACTAAAAGAAGACATCAAGTCTTAAAAAAAGTTACCGTTGATACATAACAAGAATCATCAAGTTATTAATTTCATATAAGGTATTAAAAAATTATGTCTAAATCTCCTCAAGATGTTTTAAGTCAAATTAAAGACGAAGGAATTGAACTCATCGATTTAAAATTCACTGATATTCATGGAAAATGGCAACATTTAACTCTTACATCAGACATGATAGAGGAGGATTCTTTTACAGAAGGTTTGGCATTTGATGGCTCATCAATAAGAGGTTGGAAAGCAATTAATGCCTCGGATATGTCAATGGTGCCCGATGCAAGTACAGCTTGGATAGATCCTTTTTATAAACATAAAACTTTAAGTATGATTTGCTCTATTCAAGAGCCAAGAAGCGGGGAACCTTATGATAGGTGTCCAAGAGCTTTAGCTCAAAAGGCATTAAAATATTTAGACTCGACTGGCATAGCAGATACTGCATTTTTTGGACCAGAACCAGAATTCTTCTTATTTGATGACGTGAGATACGACTCTAAAGAAGGAGGTTGTTTTTATAGTGTAGATACTATTGAAGCTCCATGGAATACAGGGAGAATTGAAGAAGGGGGAAACCTTGGATACAAAATACAATATAAAGAAGGATATTTTCCAGTAGCTCCAAATGATACTGCGCAAGACATCAGATCTGAGATGCTTCTTCTTATGGGTGAATTAGGTATCCCGACTGAAAAACATCACCATGAAGTTGCTGGTGCAGGCCAACACGAGCTTGGAATGAAATTTGATTCATTAATAAATGCTGCTGATAACGTTATGACTTATAAATACGTTGTCAGAAATGTTGCAAAAAAATATGGAAAAACAGCAACATTTATGCCCAAACCTGTTTTTAACGACAACGGAACAGGAATGCATGTTCACCAAAGTTTATGGAAGAGTGGACAGCCACTATTTTTTGGTGAAGGATCATATGCAAATTTATCTCAAACAGCAAGATGGTATATCGGAGGCATACTTAAACATGCACCATCATTCTTGGCATTTACTAACCCAACCACTAATAGTTATAAACGATTGGTTCCAGGATTCGAAGCGCCTGTAAATCTAGTTTATTCTGAGGGTAATAGATCAGCTGCGGTAAGAATACCTTTAACAGGACCAAGCCCCAAAGCTAAAAGATTAGAATTCAGATCAGGGGACGCACTTGCAAATCCTTACTTAGCATTCTCTGTAATGATGCTTGCCGGTATTGATGGAATTAAAAATCAAATTGATCCAGGAGATGGAGTAGATGTAGATTTATTTGAACTTCCAGCTGATGAACTTGCAAAAATTGATACAGTACCGTCATCTCTAAATGACTCACTTAATGCGCTAAAAGCAGATAAGGATTATCTATTAGCTGGTGGAGTATTTACTGAAGATTTTATTGATAACTTTATCGATATAAAATACGAAGAGGTACAACAACTAAGACAAAGGCCTCATCCACATGAATTCTTCATGTATTACGATGCATAAAAAAAAAACAATATTTTAAATTAATCAATTTGAGAAATATCACAAAATATTCTCAAATTGATTTTTTTTTTGTTGGAATATATATATATAAATTGAAAAATGGCTAGGGAATCTATCTCAAAAATTGCATATAAAACCCTACAACAAAGTAAAAGCATTGCAGGTTTTGCTCACAAACAGATTAGTTCAAGATTAATGAACTTTATTCTTCCCGATTCAAAGCTTGAAAATTTTAATATAGATAGAGACCTTCTTATGCAAATCCAAAATTCAATGGATATCTTAAGAGAAGAAGATTGGAATGATGCAGAAAATAATTTATATCCAAAAAAATTATTGTTTGACGAACCATGGCTTAGATATCTAACTCAATATCCTAAAGTTTGGCTTGATATGCCTAATACATGGGATAGACGCAGAAAACAAAACTTTGATGATCTTCCAAAATCAATTGATAAAGATAATTACCCTCAATATTACTTGAGAAATTTTCATCATCAAACAGATGGTTATTTATCAGATTTTTCAGCTAGCATTTATGACCTACAAGTTGAGATACTTTTCAATGGTAGTGCTGACTCAATGAGGAGAAGAATAATTAAGCCAATAAAAGAAGGACTTGAAATTTTTAGAGATAGAAAAAAAAGTTCTATAAAAATACTTGATGTGGCTACAGGATCAGGAAGAACATTAAAACAATTAAGAGCAGCATTTCCTAAAGAAAAAATTACAGGCATTGATTTATCTGATTCATACTTAAAAGAGGCAAGTAGATATATTTCAGATTTAGATGGAGATTTAATTGAGTTGATAAAAGGTAACGCTGAGGAATTACCTTTTGAAAATGATAGTTTTCAATGCATTTCTTGTGTGTACCTATTTCATGAATTACCTAGAACAATTAGAGCTAAAGTATTAAATGAATTTTTTAGAGTTCTTGAACCTGGTGGCATATTAGTTTTAGCTGATTCAATCCAAATAAGTGATTCACCTGACTTTACATCCGTAATGGAAAGCTTCTACAAATCTTTTCATGAGCCTTTTTATTGTGATTATATAAAAGAGGATATTGATTCTAAAATTAAGGATGTAGGTTTTAAAGATGTAAAATCAAATTCCTTTTTTATGACCAAAGTATGGTCTGCTGTAAAGTAAAAAAAAACTCTTATGACCTATTGGGATAAAGATACTATTCATCTTGTTCAAAGTCTTAATGACAAATTAAAGATTGATCATTCTAAATGGCATAAAGATAAAGGAAATAAATATAAACGAGCTGCAGAACTAATTTCGGCTGGATTATGCCAATTAATTATTTCTTGCAATGACGAGGAAACTATTGAGTATATAGAAGAAAGTGTTAAATGGTTAAAAGAAATAAACGTAGATCAACCTTGCCCTAGTAAAAATCACCTTTTTAAAGCCAACTGAAGTCTATTACCTTTACTACTCCATCTAATATCATCAAAACATTCATTAATAATGTATAGGCCACGGCCATTTACACTACTTATTTTTTTTGGTAATTTATAGTCTCTTTTTTTTATTTCTAAACCATTACCTTGATCTTGAATTTGCCAAACACACCAATTAGGAGTAATTATTCTTCTTACTCTAATATTTTTTTTAGGATCTAATTTATTTCCATGTTTTACTGCGTTAACTAGAGCTTCATGTAAACCAAGTTTTATAAGATAGCTTGATTGAGAATTTTTAATAGGTTCTAATAATTGATCGACAAATTCATTTAACTGTAATGATGATTCAAATTCATAGTTTGACCAGTTAATTTTTGGTCTTTTAAAAAATCTTTTTAAAATATTTTTGCCCCGGAATAAGGACA
Coding sequences within it:
- a CDS encoding pyridoxal-phosphate-dependent aminotransferase family protein — encoded protein: MTEAKLISALNEESLSHFSKTYVPSRLLLGPGPSNAHPEVLSALSLNPIGHLDEAYISLMSDVQQLLRYTWQCNNRLTLPMSGTGSAAMEASIANFIEEGEKILIAKKGYFGDRLVDMATRYKADVSVIEKPWGESFSYEEIKYEIETKKPAIFAIVHAETSSGVLQPLDGIGDVCRKNNCLFLVDAVTSLGALELLIDEWKIDLAYSCSQKGLSCPPGLSPFTMNKRAEEKLSSRKTKVPNWYLDLSLLNKYWGSDRVYHHTAPVNMNFAIREGLRLIANEGLENVWYRHNSNAKKLWKGLESLGMELHVSEDYRLPTLTTVKIPPAVDGDGFRNHLLRNFGIEIGNGLGELSGKVWRIGLMGYNSSDENVDRLLNLFDTELKKYSIFESSTF
- a CDS encoding ATP-binding protein — its product is MSLFRGKNILKRFFKRPKINWSNYEFESSLQLNEFVDQLLEPIKNSQSSYLIKLGLHEALVNAVKHGNKLDPKKNIRVRRIITPNWCVWQIQDQGNGLEIKKRDYKLPKKISSVNGRGLYIINECFDDIRWSSKGNRLQLALKR
- a CDS encoding class I SAM-dependent methyltransferase codes for the protein MARESISKIAYKTLQQSKSIAGFAHKQISSRLMNFILPDSKLENFNIDRDLLMQIQNSMDILREEDWNDAENNLYPKKLLFDEPWLRYLTQYPKVWLDMPNTWDRRRKQNFDDLPKSIDKDNYPQYYLRNFHHQTDGYLSDFSASIYDLQVEILFNGSADSMRRRIIKPIKEGLEIFRDRKKSSIKILDVATGSGRTLKQLRAAFPKEKITGIDLSDSYLKEASRYISDLDGDLIELIKGNAEELPFENDSFQCISCVYLFHELPRTIRAKVLNEFFRVLEPGGILVLADSIQISDSPDFTSVMESFYKSFHEPFYCDYIKEDIDSKIKDVGFKDVKSNSFFMTKVWSAVK
- the glnA gene encoding type I glutamate--ammonia ligase, which translates into the protein MSKSPQDVLSQIKDEGIELIDLKFTDIHGKWQHLTLTSDMIEEDSFTEGLAFDGSSIRGWKAINASDMSMVPDASTAWIDPFYKHKTLSMICSIQEPRSGEPYDRCPRALAQKALKYLDSTGIADTAFFGPEPEFFLFDDVRYDSKEGGCFYSVDTIEAPWNTGRIEEGGNLGYKIQYKEGYFPVAPNDTAQDIRSEMLLLMGELGIPTEKHHHEVAGAGQHELGMKFDSLINAADNVMTYKYVVRNVAKKYGKTATFMPKPVFNDNGTGMHVHQSLWKSGQPLFFGEGSYANLSQTARWYIGGILKHAPSFLAFTNPTTNSYKRLVPGFEAPVNLVYSEGNRSAAVRIPLTGPSPKAKRLEFRSGDALANPYLAFSVMMLAGIDGIKNQIDPGDGVDVDLFELPADELAKIDTVPSSLNDSLNALKADKDYLLAGGVFTEDFIDNFIDIKYEEVQQLRQRPHPHEFFMYYDA
- a CDS encoding pyridoxal phosphate-dependent decarboxylase family protein, giving the protein MAEDLINNKDIYFPSNFGTNDKLITLLNRASQTLCDWFSKAEKNGPLPFDESFNCIMPSEDGNSEEDLFAEIESLLNNSFNPVHPGSLAHLDPPPLIYSILGDLIAAGLNNNLLAYELSPSVTLLEESLCKWFAKKIGFNDFSGGIAASGGTLSNLNALIAARNNAGLGSDPNSVLLVSEDAHSSFVKCIRVMGLDTRNLVRIKTDNQGRMDINDLRNSLDNCSIENKKIFAIVATLGTTVRGAIDPIKEISEICKQRNIWLHIDGSIGGIFAITSIPIEGLNNINQANSITINPQKILGITKTSSLLLVSNMSTLENTFNTGLPYISSKENIINRGEIGIQGSRPAEVIKLWLGLRFLGLKGIENILKSSIKRKDFFVKNISKNKFDIYSGPLHIVSFLPNKIEPKDSDAWTQTKVNELINNNFMLSRPKFKGKFFLRVVMGNYNTKDSDIKELLRLLDA
- a CDS encoding GTP-binding protein, with the protein product MNYLKLKYIKYVVLILFLYIIFSIFVRIVNIYTLLFLIIIIYTFYNIDKKLFKKIVYKVIYKNKKNTLSFKNTYGAAKISLEGVEKINKKISDKVEAELLNYQKNKLESQLKTGDYKVTLFGAGSSGKTSIARSLLKNIVGQTSAKIGTTKQINSYKIRIPILKRNINIVDTPGLFEPSKLGEEREKATIIQASNSDLVLFVLDQDINKYENYLIKELLKLRKKIIIVLNKCDLRSRDENNLIRENIISITSARKNRISVVQTIAVSQKSPYTRSDALNLVPEVGSLFREIIETLDNNGEELLADNILFRSNKLGIKSKNFVQEQRYLMSNKVINKYMWITGGVILVNPLPAVDFITTTSVNLQMIMELSKIYEIKLTKKDAKDLATSLLSALAKQGILKGGLAILSPALATSLTKIILSKSIQSVTAGWLIRIVGLSLIEYFKNGQDWGDGGIQEVVDKIYRISKREDILNNFVKEAISKIEMKKYFKSNKSLPPFTN
- a CDS encoding DUF6439 family protein; amino-acid sequence: MTYWDKDTIHLVQSLNDKLKIDHSKWHKDKGNKYKRAAELISAGLCQLIISCNDEETIEYIEESVKWLKEINVDQPCPSKNHLFKAN
- a CDS encoding nucleoside deaminase, whose product is MRYIFENGNSNEEQQKKTNNSKYTSWMNSILRRSEEIGKVELPICSIILDERGRCIGRGVNKRNINKDPLGHAEIMALRQASLIKNDWRFNECIIITNLEPCTMCASALIQARMGKVVFGAYDKKRGGLGGSIDLSKHKSSHHKMEIVGGILEDECSKILQLWFKKLRTQK